Proteins co-encoded in one Methanothermobacter sp. genomic window:
- a CDS encoding DNA polymerase subunit beta, with amino-acid sequence MMSRPRDFVYTVDDLFFATTSYLHPEDRIIAFLRYIPDPEGERSRDGGRYSKVDSEGAYQFLKENYPTYLYEAENLGKVILAVPEELIEEILTPTGRLREILEEGPSDELLEKVLIIADAFHEEASISYNDMGVSGSILPSLHDPESSDIDFVIYGLENHRKALETFAQLKDQGPFESLSEDYWLKVYKKRIKDDSLSFEEFCWYEERKNNRGLVNGTLFDILATRSWDEIEGSWADTVYEPIGRIKIEARVYDAMAAFDNPAIYKVEDVRIIEGPNVDIDEVVSFTHTYAGQAKEGERIIAKGELEKYTGAREGYRVVVGTTREALNEYIKVKYPIF; translated from the coding sequence TACTTGCACCCTGAGGATCGTATAATCGCATTTTTAAGATACATACCTGATCCAGAGGGTGAAAGGTCAAGGGATGGTGGAAGATATTCTAAGGTGGACTCAGAGGGGGCCTACCAGTTCCTTAAAGAGAACTATCCAACCTATTTATATGAAGCTGAAAATCTTGGAAAGGTCATTTTAGCAGTTCCTGAAGAGCTTATAGAAGAGATTTTAACACCAACAGGACGATTAAGGGAGATCCTAGAAGAAGGTCCTTCTGATGAGCTGCTTGAGAAGGTTCTGATAATAGCTGACGCCTTCCATGAGGAAGCATCAATATCATATAATGATATGGGGGTTTCTGGTTCTATTCTACCATCACTGCATGATCCTGAAAGTTCGGATATTGACTTCGTTATTTATGGCCTTGAGAATCATAGGAAGGCGCTTGAGACATTCGCACAACTTAAAGATCAAGGACCATTTGAGAGTTTAAGTGAAGATTATTGGTTGAAGGTTTATAAAAAGCGTATAAAGGATGATAGTTTGAGTTTTGAAGAGTTTTGTTGGTATGAGGAGCGTAAAAATAATAGGGGTCTTGTTAACGGCACATTGTTTGATATACTTGCGACTCGCAGCTGGGATGAAATAGAAGGCTCATGGGCCGACACAGTATATGAGCCCATTGGTAGGATAAAAATAGAGGCTAGGGTTTATGATGCCATGGCAGCATTTGACAACCCTGCCATTTATAAAGTAGAGGATGTTCGCATCATAGAAGGTCCAAATGTGGATATAGATGAGGTTGTGTCTTTCACCCATACATATGCTGGCCAAGCGAAGGAAGGTGAAAGAATAATAGCTAAGGGTGAATTGGAAAAATATACCGGTGCAAGGGAAGGTTACAGGGTGGTCGTGGGGACAACAAGAGAAGCCCTCAATGAATATATAAAAGTAAAATATCCCATCTTCTAG
- a CDS encoding 4Fe-4S binding protein yields MFITTAKCEGIGECVKACPTDAIRLIDGKAFSCITCGACADECPNKAIQQNKYGGFVVDRAKCNLCGMCEYICPVNSIKIEDDIVKGICARCGLCEDACPVNARIDAFDLIEERQLKFLEALDFAVKIPKKRKPLKKEVKRINVITDPEKCIKCRRCQYYCPTGAIIVDLDKEGFCSECRVCEDVCPVGAIEDITIDPEKCTLCLKCMEECPNNAIYTDDFTVKIRKPDKELEGVIVSCLNCGLCASVCETGALKMIDGKIRYDPSLCEECEEKPCLDVCPVGTLRVGSDGRLKGYCVSCGKCVQSCDIYEARDFQEVKWDGTVSEDCISCGTCAEVCPKDAITLKKGSIEVDFDKCILCEKCGIHCPTDAIPKTTMRKKSIKDGFTLIDDRLCIKCGLCMETCPEDAITKTPDNIMVVDEDKCIYCGACNNICPAKAILFEREFSLSK; encoded by the coding sequence ATGTTCATCACAACAGCAAAATGTGAAGGGATAGGCGAATGTGTAAAGGCGTGTCCAACAGATGCTATAAGATTAATTGATGGTAAAGCGTTCAGCTGCATCACTTGTGGTGCATGCGCCGATGAATGCCCAAATAAGGCAATACAACAAAATAAGTATGGTGGATTCGTTGTTGATAGGGCAAAATGTAACCTATGTGGTATGTGCGAATACATATGCCCAGTTAACAGTATAAAAATAGAGGACGATATAGTGAAGGGTATATGCGCCAGATGCGGATTATGCGAGGATGCCTGTCCTGTTAACGCGCGTATAGACGCATTTGACCTCATAGAAGAACGTCAACTAAAATTCCTCGAGGCCCTAGATTTTGCTGTTAAAATACCCAAAAAACGAAAACCCTTAAAAAAGGAGGTTAAAAGGATAAATGTGATAACAGACCCTGAAAAATGCATCAAATGTAGAAGATGCCAATATTATTGTCCCACAGGAGCCATAATCGTAGATTTGGATAAAGAAGGATTCTGCAGTGAATGTAGAGTATGTGAGGATGTTTGCCCTGTCGGGGCTATAGAGGACATAACTATAGACCCTGAAAAGTGTACATTATGCCTCAAATGCATGGAAGAATGCCCGAACAATGCAATCTATACTGATGATTTCACAGTCAAAATAAGGAAACCCGATAAAGAATTAGAAGGGGTTATAGTTTCTTGTCTAAATTGTGGATTATGTGCGAGTGTATGCGAAACCGGCGCCCTTAAAATGATAGATGGTAAAATACGCTATGATCCATCATTATGTGAAGAATGCGAAGAAAAACCATGTTTAGATGTTTGCCCGGTAGGCACCCTCAGAGTAGGATCCGATGGAAGATTGAAAGGATATTGTGTATCTTGTGGAAAATGTGTACAATCCTGCGACATTTATGAAGCACGCGACTTCCAAGAAGTTAAATGGGATGGTACTGTCTCTGAGGATTGCATATCATGTGGCACCTGTGCAGAGGTCTGTCCAAAAGATGCTATAACCCTTAAGAAGGGTTCCATCGAAGTCGACTTCGATAAATGCATATTATGCGAAAAATGTGGGATACATTGCCCAACAGACGCCATACCAAAAACCACAATGCGCAAAAAGTCAATAAAGGATGGATTCACCTTAATAGATGACAGATTATGTATAAAGTGCGGTCTCTGCATGGAAACATGCCCAGAGGATGCTATAACAAAAACACCAGACAATATAATGGTAGTGGATGAAGACAAGTGCATCTACTGCGGAGCATGCAACAACATATGCCCAGCTAAGGCCATACTATTCGAGAGAGAATTCAGCCTCTCCAAATAA
- the cas4 gene encoding CRISPR-associated protein Cas4, whose amino-acid sequence MNMRVSFISEYLFCPFKLYLEEVDENSIRKIKLIRGAYNDFRDLIGETLPLIRKEMGFDEIRDILKREVEKLAPSSEIKKILETEAEVESIKIKRFMDVTGKDGWEIRKFIANPSLNNYRIYDDSLELSGNVHRIEIIKGKYYPIKIKAGLPPYKGVWDSDALEVAAYALLIEKEFKSEVFLGFVDYIPVGERRPVIIDQTLRGDLLTIIEEIKGILKGKYTPSINPNPRKCEKCNYNDICPEKL is encoded by the coding sequence ATGAATATGAGGGTTTCTTTCATATCAGAATATCTTTTCTGTCCTTTCAAATTATATCTAGAAGAAGTTGATGAAAATAGTATACGAAAGATTAAACTGATTAGGGGGGCTTATAACGATTTTAGGGATCTGATAGGGGAAACATTACCACTAATCCGCAAGGAAATGGGATTTGATGAGATAAGAGATATTCTAAAAAGGGAAGTTGAAAAATTAGCACCTTCAAGTGAAATCAAAAAGATCCTTGAAACGGAGGCTGAAGTGGAATCAATAAAAATTAAAAGGTTCATGGACGTAACTGGAAAAGATGGATGGGAGATCAGAAAATTCATAGCAAATCCAAGTCTAAACAATTATAGGATCTATGATGATAGTCTAGAACTTTCTGGGAATGTTCACCGAATTGAAATCATCAAAGGAAAATATTATCCAATTAAAATTAAAGCAGGACTGCCACCCTATAAAGGTGTTTGGGATTCAGACGCCCTAGAAGTAGCCGCATATGCACTATTAATAGAAAAAGAGTTTAAGAGCGAAGTCTTCTTGGGATTCGTAGATTACATCCCAGTAGGTGAAAGAAGACCGGTTATCATAGACCAGACCCTTAGAGGAGACCTTCTTACCATCATAGAAGAAATAAAAGGGATTTTAAAAGGAAAATATACACCATCAATAAATCCAAACCCTCGAAAATGTGAAAAGTGCAACTACAATGATATCTGCCCAGAAAAACTATAA
- a CDS encoding NADH-quinone oxidoreductase subunit B family protein — protein sequence MGIKSFARARAIHAMLVYTGGCNGCDIEIVNAVFSPKYDAEQYKIFLTWNPREADVLIVTGPVTKQNKKPLEEIYKAIPEPKLVIAAGACALMGGVYKNIHGDIPSEEIAGPVEEVIPVDAKVPGCAVRPEDVLAGAISVLPKLLEAK from the coding sequence ATGGGGATCAAATCATTTGCAAGGGCCAGAGCTATACATGCAATGCTAGTATATACAGGGGGATGCAATGGCTGCGACATAGAAATCGTGAACGCGGTTTTCTCCCCAAAATATGACGCTGAACAATATAAAATATTCCTAACATGGAATCCCAGGGAAGCAGACGTACTCATAGTAACAGGACCAGTGACCAAACAAAACAAAAAGCCATTAGAAGAAATTTACAAGGCAATACCCGAGCCAAAACTTGTCATAGCAGCGGGTGCCTGTGCTCTCATGGGGGGAGTTTATAAGAACATCCACGGTGACATACCATCAGAAGAGATCGCCGGACCAGTTGAGGAAGTAATACCAGTAGATGCCAAAGTCCCAGGATGCGCAGTGAGACCAGAAGACGTGTTAGCCGGCGCCATATCTGTATTACCAAAACTTTTAGAAGCTAAATAA
- a CDS encoding DUF5612 domain-containing protein, which translates to MVVTAISIKTVERPGVLSEITEMIARKGINISYAYLYVEEGGVGSIYMELEDVEDIDGLISDLKSFESVLDVNVHRPLEDIYGKRIIIIGGGAQVSQVAMGAISEADRHNIRGERISVDTIPLVGEKELAEAVRAVGRLPRVGALVLAGSLMGGEISKAVEKIKREQNIIVISLNMPGSVTEKADLVVTDPIQAGVMAVMAVADTAIFDIKKVRGKRF; encoded by the coding sequence ATGGTTGTAACCGCTATTAGTATAAAGACTGTTGAAAGGCCGGGTGTTCTCAGTGAGATAACTGAGATGATAGCCCGGAAGGGTATAAATATAAGCTATGCTTATCTTTATGTGGAGGAGGGTGGGGTAGGCTCAATATACATGGAACTAGAGGATGTTGAGGATATAGATGGGCTTATCAGTGATTTGAAGTCTTTTGAAAGTGTTTTGGATGTTAATGTTCACAGGCCGCTTGAGGATATTTATGGAAAGCGTATAATAATCATTGGGGGTGGGGCGCAGGTTTCACAGGTTGCTATGGGGGCTATAAGTGAGGCTGACAGGCATAATATTCGGGGTGAGAGGATAAGCGTCGATACTATACCCCTTGTTGGAGAGAAAGAACTTGCAGAGGCTGTTAGGGCTGTTGGACGGCTTCCAAGGGTTGGTGCGTTGGTCCTTGCGGGTTCTCTTATGGGTGGTGAAATAAGCAAGGCGGTAGAAAAAATAAAAAGGGAACAGAATATTATTGTGATAAGTCTTAACATGCCTGGTAGTGTTACCGAAAAGGCGGATCTTGTAGTTACTGATCCTATACAGGCAGGTGTCATGGCTGTTATGGCTGTGGCTGACACTGCCATATTTGACATAAAGAAGGTGCGAGGTAAAAGGTTTTAG
- a CDS encoding 4Fe-4S binding protein, protein MKNLLRILLEGAYTNIKRIFFAADRVTDMELRKKILTGKVEPTPKVAETPCIGCGGCSNACPTGAIQMKDLEEPIEIAEDLIKRQIPVLDSEKCVYCYYCHDFCPLYALFGEPGTIHPNDVGIVEFDVKEAIEKPVKIPDEKLKFITQFLSDKSILEREKTSKK, encoded by the coding sequence ATGAAAAATTTGTTAAGGATACTATTGGAAGGCGCCTACACCAACATCAAAAGGATATTTTTCGCCGCTGATAGGGTTACAGACATGGAACTTAGAAAGAAAATACTCACAGGAAAAGTTGAACCAACACCCAAAGTAGCTGAAACCCCATGTATTGGCTGCGGAGGATGCTCAAATGCCTGCCCCACAGGAGCCATCCAGATGAAGGATCTTGAAGAACCGATCGAGATAGCTGAAGACCTCATAAAGAGGCAAATACCAGTCCTAGATTCTGAAAAGTGCGTCTACTGTTATTATTGTCATGATTTCTGCCCATTATATGCTCTATTCGGAGAGCCTGGGACAATACACCCAAATGATGTTGGCATTGTGGAATTTGATGTTAAAGAAGCCATCGAAAAACCCGTCAAAATACCCGATGAAAAACTGAAATTCATAACACAATTCCTATCAGACAAAAGCATTCTAGAACGTGAAAAGACTTCAAAAAAGTGA
- a CDS encoding NADH-quinone oxidoreductase subunit H — MEYSLITVIGTIIIGFIVSLWLPGLERKLIHARIQQRIGPPISSPGIMAPLKFFFKETIRPYSPLPRLYNSLPLIGLLSVFLIFLFSVPETYHLGALASIVAIVGFLKIEEVIYVFMGSLSKSVMSLRMPFPDLAKGAKHPNVQRSFLEDISAMRAFRLIAFGSFPLYIALFIPVVISRSIFLGDIVAYQQVHGPILFSVAGVIGAIVFFIGYMILLNEYPFVILKAKADVIEGPYMEYAAKWRALVYIMRGFLMFTLAMLFSVLFLGVPPSIFSWGILVSILVAVLFPMLMASFSAFAPIFTFKQFYPVTFGATILGVVALLAAFI, encoded by the coding sequence ATGGAATATTCTCTAATAACTGTCATTGGGACCATCATCATCGGATTCATAGTTAGCCTATGGCTTCCCGGCCTTGAAAGGAAACTTATACATGCGCGGATCCAGCAGAGAATAGGCCCGCCAATTTCTAGTCCAGGTATAATGGCCCCATTAAAATTCTTTTTTAAAGAGACCATAAGACCATATTCACCATTGCCAAGATTATATAATTCATTACCACTTATCGGATTATTATCTGTGTTTCTTATTTTCCTCTTCTCGGTCCCTGAAACTTATCATCTAGGGGCTCTTGCAAGTATAGTTGCAATTGTGGGTTTCTTGAAGATAGAGGAAGTTATATATGTTTTCATGGGGTCCCTTTCAAAGTCTGTCATGTCCCTTAGGATGCCATTCCCAGATCTTGCTAAGGGTGCTAAGCATCCTAATGTGCAGAGAAGCTTCTTAGAGGATATAAGTGCTATGAGAGCGTTCAGATTAATAGCATTCGGGTCATTCCCATTATATATAGCACTATTCATCCCGGTGGTCATCTCCAGGAGCATATTCTTGGGGGATATAGTGGCTTATCAGCAGGTTCATGGTCCAATACTTTTTTCAGTAGCTGGTGTAATAGGGGCCATAGTATTCTTTATAGGGTATATGATACTCCTTAATGAGTATCCATTTGTCATTTTAAAGGCAAAGGCTGATGTAATCGAGGGTCCGTATATGGAGTATGCTGCTAAGTGGCGTGCATTAGTTTATATAATGAGGGGTTTTCTCATGTTCACACTTGCCATGTTATTCTCAGTATTGTTTCTGGGTGTGCCGCCGAGTATATTCAGTTGGGGCATACTTGTTAGTATCCTCGTGGCGGTATTGTTCCCCATGTTAATGGCTTCTTTCAGCGCTTTCGCCCCAATCTTCACGTTTAAACAATTTTATCCTGTGACATTCGGGGCGACGATACTTGGAGTTGTAGCCCTCTTGGCAGCATTCATATAA
- a CDS encoding energy-converting hydrogenase B subunit P, giving the protein MKMVIRPHHIISLGGYIVEWDFPYRNLIVVNPTDEPIKIEVPVFDEDWIEEHKKLGLRITPVGYEDNYLSLWKREKSKLD; this is encoded by the coding sequence ATGAAGATGGTTATAAGACCTCACCATATTATAAGCCTTGGAGGATATATAGTAGAATGGGATTTCCCATACAGGAATCTTATAGTTGTGAACCCAACTGATGAGCCTATAAAAATAGAGGTTCCAGTGTTTGATGAGGATTGGATTGAAGAGCACAAGAAACTTGGACTTAGAATAACCCCTGTAGGATATGAGGATAATTATCTCAGCCTCTGGAAGAGGGAGAAATCCAAGTTAGATTAG
- a CDS encoding nickel-dependent hydrogenase large subunit, protein MGTVHSAAIEPYRVRLFVEDEIVKDAEITVGVNHRGVERIMEGLPVEKANSLTEKICGICSGVHLWNSVLVAEKGLEIEIPERASYIRIIVGELERIHSHLLYLAHGNEVLGHETFSMRLFYIRETVMELLRMIGGNRVQYGVPIIGGIRPRAELDEMKIQKIREGINYIEEKVKEFADRFTSDPMIMSRITGVCPLSRKDALRLAVTGPTLRATGVEFDMRREMECYDPFEFDIITQDDGDVKSNLLVRVFEIFESVKIIRQALDNLPEGAIVDRSWEMQDTEITKSYVEAPRGTLYHSYAIEDGRVRNVVIRTPSMANIGAMQYALIGHHITDAQLGIVQCDPCFTCTDRAIEIIKIG, encoded by the coding sequence ATGGGGACAGTCCATTCAGCAGCTATAGAACCATACCGTGTCAGACTCTTCGTGGAAGATGAGATAGTGAAGGATGCTGAGATAACAGTAGGCGTCAATCATAGGGGAGTGGAGCGTATAATGGAAGGACTCCCGGTAGAGAAAGCCAACAGCCTCACAGAAAAAATATGTGGCATATGTTCTGGTGTACATTTATGGAATTCAGTCCTAGTCGCTGAAAAAGGATTAGAGATAGAAATACCCGAAAGAGCCAGTTATATAAGGATAATAGTGGGCGAACTTGAAAGGATACATAGTCACCTCCTATACTTGGCCCATGGTAACGAGGTCCTAGGACATGAAACATTCTCAATGAGATTATTCTATATAAGAGAGACCGTGATGGAACTTTTGAGGATGATAGGGGGCAACAGAGTCCAATATGGCGTCCCCATCATAGGTGGGATAAGACCAAGGGCAGAATTAGATGAGATGAAAATCCAGAAAATAAGAGAAGGCATAAATTACATAGAAGAAAAAGTGAAAGAGTTTGCAGATCGTTTCACCTCAGATCCCATGATAATGTCACGCATAACAGGGGTATGTCCGCTCAGCAGAAAAGATGCTCTTAGACTGGCGGTAACAGGGCCAACCTTGAGGGCTACGGGGGTGGAATTTGACATGCGGAGGGAGATGGAATGTTACGACCCCTTTGAATTTGATATCATCACACAAGATGATGGAGACGTGAAATCCAATCTCCTCGTCAGGGTCTTCGAAATCTTTGAATCTGTTAAAATAATAAGGCAGGCCTTGGATAACCTCCCAGAGGGGGCTATCGTGGATAGAAGTTGGGAAATGCAAGACACCGAGATAACAAAAAGTTATGTTGAAGCTCCAAGGGGCACATTATATCATTCTTATGCCATCGAAGATGGTAGGGTCAGGAATGTTGTTATAAGAACACCTTCAATGGCTAATATAGGTGCCATGCAATATGCACTTATAGGCCATCATATAACAGACGCTCAACTTGGGATAGTGCAATGCGATCCTTGCTTCACTTGTACAGATCGTGCAATAGAAATAATCAAAATAGGGTGA